From one Nitrospira sp. MA-1 genomic stretch:
- a CDS encoding ABC transporter permease, whose protein sequence is MRLWLPLSIIASWSFLAICLPLFSLTPDAIDLTNILAPPSLEHWLGHDELGRPVADRLISGAQTSFFVSLCVVALGVSLGGILGVSSAYLSGWVDAVFVRMVDIMLAFPGLLLAIALAGALGPGIGNVILALGIVGWVGYARLARGQVLALKHADHVLAAQAIGAPPWRIIFHHLLPLIMAPLIVEASFGIAGAIIAEAGLSFLGLGVQPPAASWGSMIRDGTRYMLVAPHLVIFPGLTLMAVVLAANMLGDWLRDRLDVKEQTSRRKS, encoded by the coding sequence ATGCGTCTTTGGCTCCCACTTTCCATCATCGCCTCATGGTCCTTCCTGGCCATTTGCCTTCCCCTGTTTTCCTTAACCCCTGATGCGATTGATCTCACCAATATCCTTGCCCCGCCAAGCCTGGAGCACTGGTTAGGACATGATGAATTGGGCAGACCGGTTGCCGACCGCCTGATCAGCGGCGCACAAACGTCGTTCTTTGTCTCTCTGTGCGTGGTCGCCCTGGGGGTCAGTCTTGGAGGCATTCTCGGCGTCTCCAGTGCCTATCTCAGCGGATGGGTCGATGCGGTCTTTGTACGAATGGTGGACATCATGCTCGCCTTCCCCGGGTTACTGCTGGCCATCGCCCTCGCCGGAGCCTTGGGACCGGGAATCGGGAATGTGATTCTGGCTTTGGGAATCGTGGGATGGGTGGGATATGCCCGACTGGCGAGAGGACAGGTGCTTGCCCTCAAACACGCCGATCACGTGCTGGCCGCCCAAGCTATCGGCGCGCCGCCCTGGCGAATTATTTTCCACCACCTTCTGCCGTTAATCATGGCCCCGCTCATTGTTGAAGCCAGCTTCGGTATCGCCGGGGCCATCATCGCCGAAGCAGGCCTTTCGTTTTTGGGGCTGGGGGTTCAACCTCCTGCCGCATCATGGGGCAGCATGATCCGCGACGGGACCCGCTATATGTTGGTGGCCCCCCACCTGGTCATCTTCCCGGGTTTGACCCTCATGGCGGTCGTTCTCGCGGCAAACATGTTGGGGGATTGGCTGAGAGATCGGCTGGATGTGAAAGAACAGACCTCACGAAGAAAATCATGA
- a CDS encoding ABC transporter permease — protein sequence MTHFLVTRILSAMLAILGVICLVFLLIHLIPGDPVEVMLGESAQPTDKESLRHALGLDLPLHQQWWIYFKGLLHLDLGTSLFSGRAIVDLLIERIPATLYLSLVSLLVAIALALPLGLVAAVRQHTPLDYGAMGFALFGMSIPNFWMGPLLILVGALWLGWFPVSGQEGWNSVVLPALTLGTAMAAILARMIRSSVLEVLGEDFMRTARAKGLSSTRAVLHHALPNALLPILTLLGLQLGGLLGGAVITETVFAWPGLGLLMIEAIQQRDYPVVQAAVLCISVTYIVVNLLTDLLYAWLDPRIQFTTD from the coding sequence ATGACTCATTTCCTGGTGACCAGAATCCTGAGCGCGATGCTCGCCATCCTGGGAGTGATTTGCCTGGTTTTTCTGTTGATTCATCTTATTCCAGGCGACCCCGTAGAAGTGATGTTGGGTGAATCGGCTCAACCGACAGACAAGGAAAGCTTACGCCATGCCTTAGGCTTGGATCTCCCTCTCCATCAACAGTGGTGGATCTATTTCAAGGGACTTCTGCATTTGGATTTGGGCACCTCGCTTTTTTCAGGTCGGGCAATTGTAGATCTGCTCATCGAACGCATTCCCGCCACCCTCTACTTAAGTCTCGTCTCCCTGCTTGTGGCAATCGCCTTGGCGCTACCACTTGGCCTCGTCGCGGCTGTGCGCCAACATACTCCTCTGGATTATGGTGCCATGGGGTTTGCGTTGTTCGGCATGTCAATTCCTAATTTCTGGATGGGTCCTTTACTCATTTTAGTCGGCGCACTCTGGCTGGGTTGGTTTCCCGTGAGCGGGCAGGAGGGCTGGAACTCAGTCGTGCTGCCTGCCCTGACACTCGGCACGGCCATGGCGGCCATCCTGGCCAGAATGATCCGGAGCAGTGTTCTTGAGGTATTGGGGGAGGACTTCATGCGAACCGCCCGCGCCAAAGGCCTCTCCTCCACCCGGGCGGTCTTGCACCATGCACTCCCCAATGCCCTCTTACCCATCCTGACTCTCCTGGGCCTTCAGCTCGGGGGATTGCTTGGTGGAGCGGTGATCACTGAAACGGTGTTTGCCTGGCCGGGATTAGGCCTTCTGATGATTGAAGCCATTCAACAACGGGACTATCCGGTCGTGCAAGCGGCGGTGCTCTGTATCAGCGTGACTTATATCGTAGTGAATCTGCTGACTGATTTGCTGTATGCCTGGTTGGACCCTCGCATCCAATTCACCACCGATTAA
- a CDS encoding ABC transporter substrate-binding protein, protein MGGLSKFQLSWGKWLLVFSFLSFVGCSESLPDYTLRFGLANAPTNLDPRYATDATSARLNRLLYSRLVDFGEGTIPIPALATWRKLSPTHYRFDLQEPKPLFHNGTQLSAYDVKATYASILDPVMASPHRGILQIITRIDTPTENTVDFFLKQPDALFPGYLVIGILPANLIANGHPFHDHPMGSGAFQFLDRPDDTRLIIERRADGQRVEFVRIPDPTVRTLKLLANEIHLVQNDLPPELVTYLSAHEGITLQQRQGANFAYLGFNQLDPVVGQELVRKAIAHAIDREHIIQFVLRGRARVAQALFPPEHWVGHASLPGYTYDPAEAKRLLKEAGYDHDHRPIITYKTSTDPFRLRLATIIQYQLDQVGIDVSIQSHDWGTFYGDIKSGRFQMYSLAWVGVKSPDIFRYAFHSDATPPVGANRGHYADALADRLMTQAEQTLNKQEQQTIYRSLQARLLDTLPYVPLWFEDHYALSSPTITGYQLNADGNFDGLNQVRWLGTPSVPPKYLARLYP, encoded by the coding sequence ATGGGGGGGCTTTCTAAGTTTCAATTGAGCTGGGGAAAGTGGCTGTTGGTTTTCAGCTTCTTATCATTTGTGGGCTGTTCCGAATCCCTTCCTGATTACACCCTTCGGTTTGGATTAGCCAATGCTCCCACGAATTTAGATCCGCGTTACGCCACTGATGCGACTTCGGCTCGACTCAATCGACTCCTCTATTCGCGTTTAGTGGACTTCGGCGAGGGCACGATTCCGATTCCAGCTCTGGCCACATGGCGTAAACTCTCTCCCACCCATTATCGATTCGACTTACAGGAACCGAAACCCCTCTTTCACAATGGCACCCAACTCTCTGCCTACGATGTCAAAGCCACCTATGCCTCCATTTTGGATCCTGTCATGGCCTCACCTCATCGCGGTATTTTGCAAATAATTACCCGGATCGACACCCCAACCGAGAATACCGTCGATTTCTTTTTGAAGCAGCCCGATGCGTTATTTCCCGGCTACTTAGTTATCGGCATTCTCCCGGCAAACCTAATCGCCAATGGGCATCCATTCCATGACCATCCCATGGGAAGCGGGGCCTTTCAATTTCTCGATCGGCCCGACGACACCCGACTTATTATCGAGCGACGAGCCGATGGACAACGAGTTGAGTTTGTCAGAATTCCCGATCCGACCGTTCGAACACTCAAGCTTCTGGCCAATGAGATTCATTTGGTTCAGAATGATCTCCCCCCTGAACTCGTCACCTATTTGTCTGCCCACGAGGGCATCACCTTGCAACAGCGTCAGGGGGCAAACTTTGCCTACCTGGGTTTCAATCAATTAGATCCTGTGGTCGGCCAGGAGTTAGTGCGGAAAGCCATTGCCCATGCCATTGATCGTGAGCACATTATTCAATTCGTTCTGAGGGGACGAGCCAGAGTCGCGCAGGCGCTCTTTCCCCCGGAACATTGGGTTGGGCATGCTTCCTTACCGGGATACACATACGATCCAGCGGAGGCTAAACGCCTATTGAAAGAAGCCGGATATGATCATGACCATCGGCCCATCATTACCTATAAAACCTCTACCGACCCTTTTCGGTTACGCTTGGCGACGATCATTCAATACCAACTCGACCAGGTTGGAATTGATGTCTCGATCCAAAGCCATGATTGGGGCACATTTTACGGTGACATCAAGTCCGGACGATTCCAAATGTACAGTCTGGCCTGGGTGGGCGTGAAATCTCCGGATATTTTTCGATATGCCTTTCACAGTGACGCCACTCCTCCTGTCGGTGCTAATCGTGGTCACTATGCCGATGCCTTGGCCGATCGTCTCATGACCCAAGCCGAACAGACCCTGAACAAACAGGAACAGCAGACGATCTACCGCAGCCTTCAAGCCCGTCTGTTGGACACCCTCCCCTATGTGCCTCTCTGGTTTGAAGACCATTATGCCTTATCGTCCCCTACCATCACCGGATATCAATTGAACGCTGATGGCAATTTTGACGGACTCAATCAGGTCCGGTGGTTGGGAACTCCCTCAGTTCCCCCCAAATACCTAGCACGGCTTTACCCATGA
- a CDS encoding AAA family ATPase: MSSAALMTSNGSVKTQSLNARSLTAPTTIEETGVPEELLIQLLLRTLYTQGELTERSAGEIMKLPYGVMKELFTLIQREKLCEVKGHGESLGVLLRYVLTEAGRQRATAFMELCRYVGPAPVPLNQYIDMIKSQPVNSLTIDRRTVTAATEHLVLTPGTVDQLGEAVNSGWAIFLYGPPGNGKTVLAEAIGKMLEAVGGGEVYIPYAMEVDGQIIQVFDPITHVRVEAPQEAARSLIEAKVEKDTRWVLCKRPIEFAGGELTMATLDLSFNASAKYYKAPPHIKANGGVFLIDDFGRQLVRPRDLLNRWIVPLEKRVDYLTLHTGKVFQIPFDTIVLFATNLEPAKLADEAFLRRIRNKIYIADPTPERFTQIFEEVCRKKGVPYDPEAVQYLLDGVYVKYQLNMRSCHPRDLIEQIVSIAKFNGVPPTLSKTFIDRACHTYFFVEAAEYDQNTSQ, translated from the coding sequence ATGAGTTCGGCTGCCTTGATGACATCTAATGGAAGTGTGAAGACTCAATCTCTCAATGCTCGCTCTTTAACGGCTCCGACGACGATTGAGGAGACCGGTGTGCCGGAGGAATTGCTCATCCAGCTGCTGCTCAGGACCCTCTACACTCAGGGGGAACTCACAGAGCGATCAGCCGGGGAGATTATGAAATTGCCCTATGGGGTTATGAAGGAGTTGTTCACCCTCATTCAACGGGAGAAGCTCTGCGAGGTCAAGGGGCATGGCGAATCGCTTGGGGTGTTACTCCGGTATGTGTTGACGGAAGCGGGTCGTCAGCGAGCCACGGCGTTTATGGAGCTGTGCCGGTATGTTGGACCTGCTCCCGTTCCCCTCAATCAGTATATTGATATGATCAAAAGTCAGCCGGTCAATAGCTTGACCATTGACCGACGAACTGTGACAGCGGCCACGGAACATCTGGTCCTGACTCCTGGCACCGTTGATCAACTCGGGGAAGCGGTCAATTCCGGCTGGGCCATCTTTTTATATGGGCCTCCCGGAAACGGGAAAACGGTCCTGGCCGAAGCCATTGGGAAAATGTTGGAAGCGGTAGGCGGGGGCGAAGTGTATATCCCCTATGCCATGGAGGTGGATGGCCAAATCATTCAAGTGTTCGATCCCATCACCCACGTCAGAGTCGAGGCTCCACAGGAAGCGGCCAGATCCCTCATTGAAGCCAAAGTGGAAAAAGATACTCGCTGGGTGCTCTGTAAACGTCCGATCGAATTTGCCGGCGGCGAGTTGACGATGGCCACGCTTGATCTCTCATTTAATGCTTCCGCGAAGTATTACAAAGCGCCCCCTCATATTAAAGCCAATGGCGGAGTGTTTCTGATTGACGACTTCGGGCGACAATTGGTCCGTCCGCGAGATTTGTTAAACCGATGGATTGTGCCATTGGAAAAGCGGGTGGATTACCTGACATTGCATACGGGGAAGGTCTTTCAAATTCCGTTTGATACCATTGTCTTGTTTGCCACCAATCTTGAACCGGCCAAGCTGGCCGATGAAGCGTTCCTTCGCCGGATCAGAAATAAAATCTACATCGCCGACCCGACTCCCGAACGGTTCACACAGATTTTTGAAGAAGTCTGCAGGAAAAAAGGGGTTCCCTATGATCCGGAGGCTGTCCAGTATTTACTGGATGGTGTGTATGTCAAGTATCAATTAAATATGCGAAGTTGCCATCCCCGGGATTTAATCGAGCAGATTGTCAGTATTGCGAAGTTTAACGGAGTGCCCCCGACACTCTCCAAAACGTTTATCGATCGTGCCTGCCATACCTATTTCTTTGTGGAAGCCGCCGAATACGATCAAAACACGAGTCAGTAA
- the purU gene encoding formyltetrahydrofolate deformylase, whose protein sequence is MSNAIAILLITCKDQKGLVARVAGFIHEFGGNILDSDHHTDRETGDFLMRTEFDLAGFQIPQEEITPAFAPLAKIFNMNFQIYFTDRMPRIGILVSQYDHCLVDVLQRHRRGELAIDIPVIVSNHQNSEWWADLFHIPFRYIPVTPQTKEQQEQEVLAAFREQRVDLVVMARYMQIVSEKFLQEIGCPVMNIHHSFLPAFVGAKPYHQAYDRGVKIIGATAHYATPELDEGPIIEQDVVRVGHRDTVQDLIRKGRDLEVLVLARAIRLHVEHRVLVYGRKTVVFD, encoded by the coding sequence ATGTCTAATGCCATTGCTATTTTATTGATTACCTGCAAAGACCAGAAAGGCCTCGTCGCGAGGGTGGCTGGGTTTATCCATGAGTTTGGCGGAAACATTCTGGATTCCGATCACCATACGGATCGGGAAACCGGAGATTTTCTCATGCGGACTGAGTTTGATCTGGCGGGATTTCAGATTCCTCAGGAAGAGATAACCCCCGCCTTCGCTCCACTTGCCAAAATTTTCAATATGAATTTTCAAATATATTTTACGGATCGAATGCCACGAATTGGTATTCTGGTCTCTCAATATGACCATTGTCTGGTTGATGTGTTGCAACGACATCGGCGAGGGGAGCTGGCGATCGATATTCCGGTAATTGTTTCCAATCATCAGAATTCGGAATGGTGGGCTGATCTCTTTCATATTCCCTTTCGGTACATTCCAGTTACCCCCCAAACAAAGGAACAGCAGGAACAGGAGGTTTTGGCAGCCTTTCGGGAGCAACGAGTGGATTTGGTTGTGATGGCCCGCTACATGCAAATAGTCAGTGAGAAATTTTTGCAGGAAATCGGGTGCCCGGTTATGAATATTCATCACTCCTTTCTGCCGGCATTTGTCGGGGCCAAGCCCTATCATCAAGCGTATGATCGTGGAGTCAAGATCATCGGAGCGACCGCGCATTATGCTACACCCGAATTGGATGAAGGCCCCATCATCGAGCAGGACGTGGTCCGTGTCGGTCATAGGGATACCGTGCAAGACCTCATTCGTAAAGGCCGTGATCTTGAAGTGCTGGTCCTGGCCAGAGCGATCCGACTGCATGTTGAGCATCGGGTGTTGGTCTATGGACGAAAAACGGTCGTGTTCGATTAG
- a CDS encoding RpiB/LacA/LacB family sugar-phosphate isomerase: MKIGVGADPFGLDLKEAVKQHVQTLGHACVDVGGTMDEARPYYEVAHELAGKVGSGEFDRGILVCGTGMGMAIIANKHPHVYAAVCEDPSTATNARSINNANVLSMGGRVTASYKAKEIVDAFLTTEFKKGWDEEIQAFLDRSMIDIQRIESEEFKD; this comes from the coding sequence ATGAAAATTGGGGTTGGAGCAGACCCCTTTGGGTTGGACCTGAAAGAGGCGGTGAAACAGCATGTGCAGACACTTGGCCATGCGTGCGTGGATGTGGGCGGGACGATGGATGAAGCACGTCCCTATTATGAAGTCGCTCATGAACTCGCTGGAAAAGTGGGTTCAGGTGAGTTTGATCGCGGTATCCTCGTGTGCGGTACCGGGATGGGTATGGCGATCATTGCGAACAAGCATCCTCATGTCTATGCCGCGGTGTGCGAAGATCCATCCACTGCAACCAATGCCCGATCCATCAACAATGCCAATGTGCTCAGCATGGGTGGCAGGGTTACGGCATCTTACAAAGCCAAGGAAATTGTTGATGCCTTTCTGACGACTGAATTCAAGAAGGGGTGGGATGAGGAGATCCAAGCTTTTCTTGACCGTTCAATGATCGATATCCAGCGGATTGAGTCCGAGGAATTCAAGGATTGA
- a CDS encoding SGNH/GDSL hydrolase family protein — MNPHIHFWKTGLSLVVMVIMTIVPPVTASYAEHKEIFPRRSFSNAMFFGDSLTDIGNGPASLTFDGEPSDGEYFTSDSGIFNNIYVPISNPVNPRRDTILPGTKLRFPPTSRDSRLFRLTLPPQLPLCSNQGCVEKTHHSLNWTEYFVYNGVLKQLLKHGADLRPWIIQFNDTLPSEVSIRQSVNYAFYSALSGEGCANVNLFPLPCTFEGKSLQESIFTRQDVYRNNQSETNAEANSLLRETVIIPAFRTQIDMFEVDKRLRQVEINDHTLFIVYTGANDLAAAFFLFVEGTITFDQFIQALTVRIPMEIAGGVERLISLGAKNILVLGQFNLGLTPRLLSMEDVDGPLAKHEVAAEFDQLLTLFNQSLKAQIENFESKRIAFVDIQTPIRNAANTFFIGRHAGYFFSIGEQCVDETAGIIQLGKADSCFSNNVSLPIGFWNASHLSTQFNQLIAAAVLEEFIPSRVPEHKRFGFDNSFFPKVSLEQLETQLTARYRK; from the coding sequence ATGAACCCACACATCCATTTTTGGAAGACAGGCCTTTCACTCGTCGTCATGGTGATTATGACAATTGTCCCCCCAGTGACTGCCAGCTATGCCGAACACAAAGAAATTTTTCCTCGACGCAGTTTTTCCAATGCCATGTTTTTTGGGGATAGTCTCACCGATATTGGGAATGGCCCAGCAAGTCTGACCTTTGATGGGGAACCGTCGGATGGCGAATATTTCACCTCGGATAGCGGTATCTTCAACAATATCTACGTTCCTATCTCGAATCCCGTGAACCCCCGCAGAGATACCATTCTCCCAGGGACCAAATTAAGGTTTCCACCAACCAGCAGAGACTCTCGGTTATTCCGTTTAACATTGCCCCCACAATTACCATTGTGTTCTAACCAAGGATGCGTGGAAAAAACCCACCATTCACTCAATTGGACCGAATATTTTGTCTATAACGGAGTTTTGAAGCAATTGTTGAAGCACGGTGCTGATTTACGCCCCTGGATCATTCAATTCAACGATACCCTTCCTTCTGAAGTTTCAATTCGACAATCTGTAAATTATGCGTTTTATTCTGCGCTCTCAGGTGAGGGATGTGCCAATGTGAATCTCTTCCCGTTGCCTTGCACCTTTGAGGGCAAGTCACTCCAAGAGTCCATCTTTACCCGACAAGATGTTTATCGTAACAACCAAAGTGAGACGAATGCAGAGGCAAACAGTCTTTTGCGCGAGACCGTCATTATTCCGGCCTTCCGTACACAAATTGACATGTTTGAAGTGGATAAGCGTTTAAGGCAAGTTGAGATCAATGATCACACACTATTCATTGTCTATACGGGTGCAAATGATCTCGCCGCCGCGTTCTTTCTCTTTGTCGAGGGAACGATTACATTCGACCAATTTATTCAAGCCTTAACGGTTCGGATTCCCATGGAGATTGCCGGAGGGGTTGAACGGCTCATTTCCCTGGGAGCCAAGAACATTTTGGTTCTTGGGCAATTTAATTTGGGGCTCACTCCTCGCTTACTTTCAATGGAAGATGTCGATGGCCCCCTAGCCAAGCATGAGGTGGCCGCGGAATTTGACCAGTTATTGACACTTTTTAATCAATCGCTGAAAGCACAGATTGAAAATTTTGAGAGCAAGCGTATTGCCTTTGTTGATATTCAAACACCCATACGAAATGCCGCCAATACATTTTTCATTGGCAGGCACGCTGGCTATTTTTTTTCAATCGGCGAACAATGTGTCGACGAAACTGCTGGTATCATTCAACTAGGGAAGGCGGATTCCTGCTTTAGCAACAATGTTTCACTCCCAATTGGGTTTTGGAATGCGTCTCACCTGAGCACACAGTTCAATCAACTCATTGCTGCGGCTGTGTTGGAAGAATTTATCCCGAGCCGGGTTCCAGAACACAAAAGATTTGGTTTCGACAATAGCTTCTTTCCTAAGGTAAGCCTGGAGCAGTTAGAAACTCAGCTTACGGCGCGATATCGGAAGTAG